A section of the Leminorella richardii genome encodes:
- the grpE gene encoding nucleotide exchange factor GrpE, with product MSSKEQNTPNEQVSEEINNEHQQMDAAEQAAETDTVSQYLERIENLESQLAVAQQLEKESQLRARAEVENVRRRAEQDVEKAHKFALEKFAIELLPVIDNLERALTTTSKENTDVAAFVEGVELTLKSLLNAVAKFGVEPIEETNVPFNPELHQAMTMMESAEHEPNRVMMVMQKGYTLNGRLIRPAMVAVSK from the coding sequence ATGAGTAGTAAAGAACAAAATACCCCTAATGAGCAAGTCTCAGAAGAGATAAATAACGAGCATCAGCAGATGGACGCCGCTGAGCAAGCCGCAGAGACGGATACCGTCAGCCAATATCTTGAGCGCATCGAAAATCTTGAGAGCCAGCTAGCCGTAGCTCAGCAGCTGGAAAAAGAGAGTCAGCTGCGCGCTCGCGCTGAGGTTGAAAACGTTCGTCGTCGCGCTGAACAGGACGTGGAGAAAGCCCACAAGTTTGCGCTGGAGAAGTTTGCGATCGAGCTGCTGCCTGTCATTGATAACCTTGAGCGAGCGTTGACCACGACAAGTAAAGAAAATACTGATGTCGCCGCTTTCGTTGAAGGTGTTGAGCTGACGCTGAAGTCGCTGCTGAATGCTGTGGCTAAATTCGGCGTAGAGCCGATTGAAGAGACGAACGTGCCGTTTAACCCTGAACTTCATCAGGCGATGACGATGATGGAGTCTGCCGAGCATGAGCCTAACCGCGTTATGATGGTGATGCAGAAGGGCTATACGCTAAACGGTCGGCTGATTCGTCCGGCGATGGTCGCTGTTTCTAAATAG
- a CDS encoding cytochrome-c peroxidase, translating into MIKKIFIGACAIGIVGYLGTAAYIYNYDQDRSARLIETATPKGDAKVREIFYQRGCEYCHTGNADMPFYASFPIAKQLMTYDVEMGYVHFNLQATMDSLIGGTAAPESDLAKIERVIQDGNMPPTRYTAVHWNGGISDEDREAILNWAKAQRATYYVTKGVRDEFKNEAVQPLPEPMPVDAKKVALGSVLYHDNRLSGDDSLSCETCHRLSSGGVDNLVTSKGINGQFGPINAPTVFNSVYNVEQFWDGRAKNLQEQAGGPPLNPIEMGSESWEQIIDKLAKDPALSAAFVAVYPEGFSADAITDAIAEFEKTLVTPDSPFDRYMKGDDSALSAQQKRGFQLFKDNKCDTCHVGKNLGGQSFEMMGLKEDYFAARGNGLTDVDLGRFNFTTFERDRFRFKVPTLRNIEQTGPYLHDGSINSLEGAVEMMLKFQLENELPKKDVEDIVAFLTSLTGKYTLDQPTKIE; encoded by the coding sequence ATGATAAAGAAAATTTTTATAGGGGCATGTGCTATCGGCATTGTCGGCTATTTGGGGACGGCGGCCTACATTTATAATTACGATCAGGACAGAAGCGCTCGACTGATTGAAACTGCAACGCCAAAGGGCGATGCGAAAGTGCGAGAAATATTTTATCAGCGCGGATGTGAATATTGTCATACCGGCAATGCCGATATGCCGTTCTACGCGTCGTTTCCCATTGCTAAACAGCTGATGACTTACGATGTAGAAATGGGCTACGTCCACTTTAACCTTCAGGCCACGATGGACAGCCTGATTGGCGGGACGGCAGCGCCGGAATCCGATCTGGCCAAGATAGAGCGAGTGATTCAAGACGGCAATATGCCTCCGACTCGCTATACCGCCGTTCACTGGAATGGTGGCATTAGTGACGAAGATCGTGAGGCAATCCTTAACTGGGCTAAAGCGCAGCGCGCGACGTATTACGTCACAAAAGGCGTGAGGGACGAATTCAAGAACGAAGCCGTTCAGCCTCTTCCTGAACCGATGCCAGTGGACGCTAAAAAGGTTGCGCTTGGCTCAGTGCTTTACCATGACAATCGACTGTCCGGTGATGATTCTCTGTCTTGTGAAACCTGCCACCGTCTTTCCAGCGGCGGGGTAGATAATCTGGTGACCTCTAAAGGCATTAACGGTCAGTTCGGGCCTATCAACGCGCCAACCGTGTTTAACTCCGTTTACAACGTCGAACAGTTTTGGGACGGGCGAGCGAAGAACCTACAGGAACAGGCCGGTGGGCCGCCGCTGAATCCTATCGAGATGGGGTCTGAATCCTGGGAGCAGATCATCGACAAGCTGGCGAAAGACCCTGCACTAAGCGCCGCATTTGTTGCCGTTTATCCTGAAGGTTTTTCAGCAGACGCTATTACCGATGCTATTGCTGAGTTCGAGAAAACGCTGGTAACGCCGGATTCTCCTTTCGACCGCTATATGAAAGGGGACGATAGCGCGCTGTCCGCACAGCAAAAGCGCGGCTTCCAGCTGTTCAAGGACAACAAGTGTGATACCTGCCACGTGGGTAAAAACCTTGGCGGCCAGTCGTTTGAAATGATGGGCCTGAAAGAGGACTACTTCGCCGCACGGGGGAATGGGCTTACTGATGTGGATCTCGGACGCTTTAACTTCACGACCTTTGAGCGTGACCGCTTCCGCTTTAAGGTGCCGACGCTGCGTAATATTGAGCAAACTGGCCCCTACCTGCATGACGGCAGCATTAACTCGTTGGAAGGCGCCGTTGAAATGATGCTGAAGTTCCAGCTGGAAAACGAGCTGCCGAAAAAGGACGTCGAAGACATTGTCGCTTTCCTGACGTCTCTGACGGGTAAATACACACTCGATCAGCCGACGAAGATTGAATAA
- the smpB gene encoding SsrA-binding protein SmpB: MTKKKAYKPGSATIAMNKRARHEYFIEEEIEAGLALQGWEVKSMRAGKANISDSYVVFRNGEAYLFGATITPLNVASSHIVCDPTRTRKLLLNRKELDNLFGLANRDGYTIVALSLYWKNAWSKIKIGVAKGKQLHDKRTDVKDREWQLDKARIMKHANR; encoded by the coding sequence ATGACTAAGAAAAAAGCCTACAAACCCGGTTCCGCAACCATTGCGATGAACAAACGCGCACGCCATGAATACTTCATTGAAGAAGAAATCGAGGCGGGTCTTGCCCTGCAAGGGTGGGAAGTCAAATCCATGCGCGCCGGCAAAGCCAACATCAGCGACAGCTATGTGGTTTTCCGCAACGGTGAAGCCTACCTGTTCGGCGCCACCATCACGCCGCTGAACGTGGCCTCTTCCCACATCGTCTGCGATCCAACCCGCACTCGCAAGCTACTGCTTAACCGCAAAGAGCTTGATAACCTGTTTGGCCTAGCGAATCGCGACGGCTATACCATCGTCGCTCTCTCTCTGTACTGGAAGAACGCTTGGTCGAAGATCAAAATCGGCGTTGCTAAAGGCAAGCAGTTGCACGACAAGCGCACCGACGTCAAAGACCGCGAATGGCAGTTGGATAAAGCGCGCATTATGAAGCACGCCAACCGCTAA
- the nadK gene encoding NAD(+) kinase translates to MNHNAFSCIGLVGHPRHPAALATHKTLYHWLVSKGYAVIVEQQIAGELDIPGATTGSLSEIGQLADLAVVIGGDGNMLGAARILSRYDIKVIGVNRGNLGFLTDLNPDNIQQQLSEVLEGNYISEKRFLLEAQLHRANQPTRTSTAINEVVLHPGKVAHMIEFEVYIDDNFAFSQRSDGLIISTPTGSTAYSLSAGGPILTPTLDAITLVPMFPHTLTSRPLVINGTSTINLRFAHYSRDLEISCDSQIALPIQKDEHVIIKRSEAQLHLIHPKNYSYYNTLSTKLGWSKKLF, encoded by the coding sequence ATGAATCATAACGCATTCAGTTGCATTGGCTTAGTGGGCCATCCCCGTCATCCCGCGGCGTTAGCCACCCATAAAACGCTTTACCACTGGCTGGTGTCAAAGGGCTACGCTGTTATCGTCGAACAGCAAATCGCCGGGGAACTCGACATTCCGGGAGCTACCACCGGAAGCCTGTCTGAAATCGGCCAGCTCGCGGATCTTGCCGTGGTCATCGGCGGCGATGGCAACATGCTGGGCGCGGCTCGCATTCTCTCGCGTTATGACATTAAAGTCATCGGCGTTAACCGAGGTAATCTCGGATTTCTCACTGATCTAAACCCGGACAATATTCAGCAGCAGCTGTCAGAAGTGCTGGAAGGCAACTATATCAGTGAAAAACGCTTTCTGCTGGAGGCACAGCTTCACCGCGCCAATCAGCCAACGCGCACCAGTACGGCGATTAACGAAGTCGTGTTACACCCCGGCAAAGTCGCTCATATGATCGAATTTGAAGTGTATATTGACGACAACTTCGCCTTTTCCCAGCGTTCTGACGGGCTGATTATCTCTACGCCGACGGGCTCTACCGCCTACTCTCTCTCCGCCGGAGGTCCAATTTTAACGCCAACGCTGGACGCTATTACTCTGGTGCCCATGTTTCCCCATACGTTGACGTCACGTCCGTTGGTGATTAACGGCACCAGCACCATTAACCTGCGCTTTGCCCACTACAGCCGGGATCTGGAAATTAGCTGCGACAGCCAAATCGCCCTGCCGATCCAAAAAGACGAACACGTGATTATTAAGCGCAGCGAGGCTCAGCTTCACCTCATCCATCCAAAAAACTACAGCTATTACAATACGCTAAGCACCAAACTGGGCTGGTCGAAAAAATTGTTCTAA
- the bamE gene encoding outer membrane protein assembly factor BamE: protein MRCKLLTAAVMAIGIVTTGCSTLEKVVYRPDINQGNYLEPGDVAKVQKGMSKQQVAYILGTPMLHDPFGSDTWYYVFRQQPGHQDVSQQTVTLTFDSGGMLTSVTNDTSMMKQED, encoded by the coding sequence ATGCGCTGCAAACTGCTGACTGCCGCCGTGATGGCAATTGGAATTGTAACAACCGGATGCTCTACGCTAGAGAAGGTGGTTTACCGTCCGGACATCAACCAGGGTAACTATCTGGAACCTGGGGATGTCGCTAAAGTGCAAAAAGGCATGAGCAAACAGCAGGTGGCCTACATTCTCGGCACGCCAATGCTGCACGATCCGTTTGGCTCAGACACCTGGTATTATGTCTTCCGCCAGCAGCCTGGCCATCAGGACGTTTCTCAGCAAACCGTGACGCTGACCTTTGACAGCGGTGGCATGCTGACTAGCGTGACCAACGACACATCAATGATGAAGCAGGAAGACTAG
- a CDS encoding SRPBCC family protein, with translation MQRIKRSALVNYSAAQMYYLANDVLSYPQFLPGCVGSRIHEKTETTMVASIDVAKVGIRKTFTTRNQMVVDSVIDMTLVDGPFRTLQGGWHFTPLGDDACKIEFALEFEFSSRLVEIAFGRIFHELAQNMVQAFIKRAKEVYGVGH, from the coding sequence ATGCAGCGTATCAAGCGTTCTGCTCTGGTCAACTACAGTGCCGCGCAGATGTACTATTTAGCCAACGACGTGCTCTCTTATCCGCAGTTTTTGCCGGGCTGTGTCGGCAGCCGGATCCACGAGAAGACTGAAACGACAATGGTGGCTTCTATTGATGTGGCGAAAGTGGGGATACGCAAAACCTTTACTACCCGTAACCAAATGGTGGTGGACTCAGTTATCGATATGACGCTGGTAGACGGCCCGTTTCGAACCTTACAGGGTGGCTGGCACTTTACGCCGCTGGGCGACGATGCCTGCAAAATCGAGTTTGCCCTAGAGTTTGAGTTTAGCAGCCGACTGGTAGAGATCGCTTTTGGGCGGATTTTTCACGAGCTGGCGCAGAATATGGTTCAGGCCTTTATCAAGCGGGCAAAAGAGGTTTACGGTGTCGGACATTAG
- a CDS encoding RnfH family protein, translated as MSDISIEVVYALPEKQFLIALSVPQGTTVEEAIRTSGLLETRQDIDLKVNKVGIFSRAAKLTDEVKEGDRVEIYRPLIADPKELRRMRAEKSKNRAS; from the coding sequence GTGTCGGACATTAGTATTGAGGTTGTGTACGCGCTACCGGAAAAACAGTTTCTGATTGCCCTCAGCGTGCCTCAGGGAACAACGGTGGAAGAGGCTATTCGCACGTCTGGCCTGTTGGAAACCCGGCAGGATATCGATCTCAAGGTGAATAAAGTCGGCATATTTAGCCGTGCGGCGAAGCTAACGGACGAAGTTAAAGAGGGCGATAGGGTGGAGATTTACCGGCCTTTGATTGCTGACCCGAAAGAACTGCGGCGAATGCGGGCAGAAAAGTCAAAAAACAGGGCGTCATAG
- the recN gene encoding DNA repair protein RecN yields MLAQLTISNFAIVRDLEIDFHAGMTAITGETGAGKSIAIDALGLCLGGRSETAMVRSGASRADVSARFSLKDTPAARHWLEENQLDDQQECILRRVVSADGRSRGFINGTAVPVSQLRELGQLLIQIHGQHAHQLLLKPDHQKRLLDAYAHRTDLMTEMKQAYRQWHQSCAQLAQYQQQSLEQESRVQLLQYQLKELNDFAPQTGEYEQIDEEYKRLSNGGQLLSLSQQALQVLAEDDEQNVLSMLNHARHSLQELASIDEKMSGLLNMLEEASIQVSETSEELRHYAEKMEIDPVRLYELEQRLSRQIALARKHHIAPEQLPELHQQLLEEFKQISRHEENYESLVQDVERHHQFALEVANRLHLLRIESASELASLITSSIHALAMPHGQLTIDVQWQPEHLNAEGADRIEFLVSTNPGQPQAPLAKVASGGELSRIALAVQVITAQKMETPALIFDEVDVGISGPTAATVGKLLRQLGASTQVMCVTHLPQVAGSGHHHFYVNKRTDGAETETDMVLLDKAARLQELARLLGGSEITRNTLANAKELLAA; encoded by the coding sequence ATGCTGGCACAGTTAACCATTAGCAATTTCGCCATCGTTCGCGATCTGGAAATCGACTTCCACGCGGGCATGACGGCGATTACAGGTGAAACCGGCGCGGGTAAATCTATTGCTATTGATGCGCTAGGGCTTTGTCTGGGCGGGCGCTCAGAAACAGCCATGGTGCGTTCCGGTGCCAGCCGAGCCGACGTCAGCGCGCGCTTTTCCCTGAAAGACACGCCAGCCGCCCGCCACTGGCTAGAAGAAAACCAGCTAGACGATCAGCAAGAGTGTATTCTGCGCCGCGTAGTCAGCGCCGATGGGCGCTCAAGAGGCTTTATTAACGGCACGGCGGTACCGGTTTCCCAACTGCGTGAGCTTGGTCAGCTTCTGATTCAAATCCACGGCCAGCACGCCCACCAGCTGCTGCTCAAGCCCGATCACCAAAAGCGCCTGCTTGATGCCTATGCTCACCGTACTGACCTAATGACCGAGATGAAGCAGGCTTATCGGCAGTGGCATCAAAGCTGTGCGCAGCTTGCGCAGTACCAGCAGCAGAGCCTGGAACAGGAGTCTCGCGTTCAGCTGTTGCAGTACCAGCTAAAAGAGCTAAACGATTTCGCCCCTCAAACAGGGGAATATGAGCAAATTGATGAAGAGTACAAGCGCCTGTCTAACGGCGGCCAGCTACTCTCTCTGAGCCAACAGGCGCTACAGGTTTTAGCCGAAGATGACGAGCAAAACGTTTTAAGCATGCTCAACCATGCCCGGCACAGCCTGCAGGAGCTGGCCTCCATCGACGAAAAGATGAGCGGCCTGCTAAACATGCTGGAAGAGGCCTCTATTCAGGTCAGTGAAACCAGTGAAGAGCTTCGCCACTACGCCGAGAAAATGGAAATCGATCCGGTTCGCCTTTACGAACTGGAACAGCGCCTCTCCCGGCAGATTGCCCTTGCTCGTAAGCACCATATTGCGCCGGAACAGCTGCCGGAACTGCATCAGCAGCTTCTGGAAGAGTTCAAGCAAATCAGTCGGCATGAAGAAAACTACGAATCGCTGGTGCAGGACGTTGAGCGTCACCATCAGTTTGCACTGGAAGTGGCTAATCGCCTACACCTGCTGCGCATCGAATCCGCTAGCGAACTGGCCTCGCTGATTACCAGCAGCATCCACGCGCTAGCCATGCCGCACGGCCAGTTAACCATTGACGTACAGTGGCAGCCGGAGCACCTAAACGCAGAAGGCGCCGATCGCATTGAGTTTCTGGTCAGTACTAACCCCGGTCAGCCACAGGCTCCTTTAGCCAAGGTCGCATCAGGCGGTGAACTTTCGCGTATCGCTCTGGCTGTACAGGTCATTACTGCACAGAAAATGGAAACTCCTGCGCTGATTTTTGATGAAGTTGACGTTGGCATCAGCGGGCCGACTGCCGCCACCGTCGGCAAACTGCTTCGCCAATTGGGTGCGTCGACTCAGGTCATGTGCGTAACCCACCTGCCTCAGGTTGCCGGCAGCGGGCATCATCATTTTTACGTTAATAAGCGCACAGACGGCGCGGAAACTGAAACTGACATGGTTCTGCTGGACAAAGCCGCGCGTCTGCAAGAGCTGGCTCGGCTTCTGGGGGGCAGCGAAATTACCCGTAATACGCTGGCTAACGCCAAAGAGCTGCTGGCGGCCTGA